The following are encoded in a window of Flavobacterium psychrotrophum genomic DNA:
- a CDS encoding heme ABC transporter ATP-binding protein: MLEAQNISYAHRKFSILEGIDVTAQPGELLIIVGPNGAGKSTLLSLLANEMGSGADAIFFKKKMFKEWNSKELSHNKAKFSQSNSPDIPLKVQDVVLMGRYPYFSSIPQQRDIAAAEKAMEETDVAAFKNREYNQLSGGEKQRVHLARVLAQLDNEVENKLVFLDEPLNNLDIFHQHRILQTIKNFTKKGNTAVMVLHDLNLAAQFSDKVMLLKKGKVVAYDVPDKVFTRDIISAAYNFPCTICPNPINNNPLIIFGT, from the coding sequence ACCGCAAATTCTCTATACTTGAGGGGATTGATGTAACTGCTCAGCCCGGCGAACTTTTAATTATCGTAGGGCCAAACGGTGCAGGTAAGTCTACTTTATTGAGCCTGCTTGCAAATGAAATGGGTAGTGGTGCCGATGCCATTTTCTTTAAAAAGAAAATGTTTAAAGAGTGGAACAGCAAAGAACTTTCTCATAATAAGGCGAAGTTCTCCCAAAGCAACAGCCCTGATATACCGCTTAAGGTGCAGGATGTAGTGTTAATGGGGCGCTATCCTTATTTTTCATCCATTCCGCAGCAGCGTGATATTGCGGCAGCAGAAAAAGCTATGGAAGAAACAGACGTGGCTGCATTTAAAAACCGCGAGTATAACCAGCTGAGTGGCGGGGAGAAACAAAGGGTACACCTGGCACGCGTGCTGGCACAACTGGACAATGAGGTAGAAAATAAGCTTGTTTTTTTAGATGAGCCGTTAAATAACCTTGATATTTTTCACCAGCATCGTATCTTGCAGACCATTAAAAATTTTACAAAAAAAGGGAATACGGCAGTCATGGTACTGCACGACCTTAATCTTGCTGCGCAGTTTTCCGATAAGGTAATGCTGCTAAAAAAAGGTAAGGTTGTAGCCTATGATGTTCCGGATAAAGTGTTTACCCGCGATATTATAAGCGCGGCATACAATTTTCCGTGTACCATTTGCCCAAATCCCATTAATAATAATCCTCTGATAATTTTCGGAACCTAA
- a CDS encoding hemin-degrading factor produces MSTAINTLKEQWQALKAENPHLRIRNAAEQLGVSEAELLATQAGENVTRLKPEFVNILTEVEGLGKVMALTRNDECVHERKGTYLNPDFSSPFAGLFVGEDIDLRIFISHWDKAFAVSETSEHGDRKSLQFFGKDGLAIHKIYLTKDSNEAAFDGLVAKYTSDNQSPEETTTDVPLVIDEKPDADIDVAGFKAAWEELKDTHAFFGMLKKFGVTRTQALRLAPNEHHARQVDKEAVVKMLEGAAETKLPIMCFVGNRGNIQIHTGLVRKTMWHNQWYNVMDPDFNLHLDMSKIAQTWIVRKPTADGEVTALEVFNEMGEIIVQFFGKRKPGIPELTEWRELVATL; encoded by the coding sequence ATGAGTACAGCTATCAACACATTAAAAGAACAATGGCAGGCCCTTAAGGCTGAAAACCCACATTTACGCATCCGCAATGCTGCAGAACAGCTTGGCGTAAGCGAGGCAGAGCTTCTTGCTACACAGGCAGGAGAGAATGTTACGCGTCTTAAACCTGAGTTTGTAAACATACTTACAGAAGTGGAAGGCCTTGGAAAAGTTATGGCGCTTACCCGCAATGACGAATGTGTGCATGAACGCAAGGGTACCTACCTTAACCCTGATTTCAGCAGCCCGTTTGCCGGCCTGTTTGTAGGGGAGGATATCGACCTTCGTATTTTTATTTCGCACTGGGACAAAGCTTTTGCTGTTTCAGAAACAAGCGAGCACGGCGACCGTAAGAGCCTTCAGTTCTTTGGTAAAGACGGCCTTGCCATACACAAAATATACCTTACTAAAGATAGTAACGAGGCTGCTTTTGATGGCCTTGTTGCAAAATATACATCAGACAACCAAAGTCCTGAAGAGACTACTACAGATGTGCCGCTTGTTATTGATGAGAAGCCGGATGCTGATATTGATGTAGCCGGTTTTAAAGCCGCATGGGAAGAACTGAAAGATACTCACGCATTCTTTGGTATGCTTAAAAAGTTTGGCGTTACCCGCACACAGGCGCTTCGCCTGGCTCCTAATGAGCACCATGCAAGACAGGTAGATAAAGAGGCTGTGGTAAAAATGCTTGAAGGCGCTGCCGAAACAAAACTGCCTATTATGTGTTTTGTGGGCAACCGTGGCAACATACAAATACATACAGGCCTTGTACGCAAAACAATGTGGCACAACCAGTGGTATAACGTTATGGATCCTGATTTTAACCTTCACCTGGATATGAGCAAAATAGCCCAGACATGGATAGTGCGCAAGCCTACTGCAGATGGTGAGGTTACTGCTCTTGAAGTGTTTAACGAAATGGGAGAGATCATTGTTCAGTTCTTTGGTAAGCGTAAGCCGGGTATTCCTGAGCTTACAGAGTGGAGAGAACTTGTAGCTACATTATAA